The DNA sequence ATCTATCAAACCATCACCATCAACATCCACCCCTTTCACCATTTTCTTACAAGCCCCAAGGCTGCAATTCTCTCCCAGCTTCTTGAGAACGAGAGACAACTCCTCTGCGCTTATCTTCCCATTTCCATCCAAATCAAACACCCGAAAAGCGCCTTCAATGTCAGCTTTCTTGGCCTCATCAGCTCCCATGTTGAACATCTCCACAAACTCCGTCCAGCCTATGGATCCGTCTCCGTCAGAATCAAGGGCCTTGAATGTCTTGGCAATCTCAGCTTCTGTCATTTCTTTGTCGAGGGTTTTCAACGCCGACTTGTACTCCTCCCGACTTATCTTCCCGTCTTTGTTGgtgtcaaatttatcaaacaCCCATCTTATCTCCTCCATTTTTGGCTGGGATGAAGACCTTGACAAGCTAGAACTCTGTGTCTCTTTGGAGACATTAGTACTCAATTTGGGCGCTGGTTTATTGCGAGACTTTCTCAGTGTGAATGAGCCATactgaaaccctagaaagctgAAATGTGACATTTTGATTTAATGTTCGATCAGATGGTTCTAGCTAGTATGAATAAAACAAGAACAAGTAACAACTGTCTTATATAAGCTTCGGCTTCGTGTTAGCTTCTTCTTATCCTTTGAGGAATAATATGAACTACCAATGAAATTATGCGCGATTGTAACATCAACTAATTCTGATTCAAAGTTTTAGAAAATGGAGCACATCCATATACTATATTTTTGTATGGTTCTTATTCTTCCGGTCACTTTAATAAAGCTTGTACGTGGGTGGGCAATGTCAACCTAACTTCACTGAAAAAATATCACAGTGGACTGAAAACGCGTCCGAATTACAGTCTATACACTAATATATTCCGAGCAGGTTGTGACCATTATCTTCTTGATTCATATTCCGACTCTCAATTTCGGTTTGCATGACGCCATCACTGAATTGTAGATTTTTTGTGTGtacctttatttttattcattGCGCATCTTATCATGTTGCTTGTGCGTATATTTAATGGTCTAGCTAGTTACGAAGAACAATTTGTGGAATTAGCACACGGTTTGGACCGAAAATATTCACCCGGTGCAATTCATGTTCAAATGAAACAGCGGGCTTTAATGGATGGCCCACCTGCCACAATTTAGTGACATTGGCATGCAAGTTACTAGAattctgaaaaatcacatattGAATTCTCTAACATACCATTTTGTAATATTTTGTCATACAAATCTTATAAAAGAATGgtaaagcttttttttttttttttttttgaatcaaaagaGGTCAGTCACATTTAtatttcagcaagcagtactaAAAACGATACACCCCAGAGGGGTCCACAGAAAGAGCCGTCCTTTAGGACATGCAGAGGACCTATACTAAGAAGACAATGCCTCGCACTCCTGGCCGGGTGCACCCACCTTTTAAGGACGATTAAGCACTTTTATTCAAACAAAACCTAGAGACTCAGAagcaaaaacaataaaagtGACAACCGAGCAACTAGATCTTGCGACCCAAGGGAAAATTAAACATTACTAGTTGAGGATGCTGCTCCTGCATCCCCTACAATTCCAACATCTACATGCGCTTCCTACATAAGTTCAGTCTCAGGAGTCTTACATGTTTCCTTCTCCACAGGAGCTTGAACCTCATGATCACTATCACGAAGTCTCCACTTCTTGGACTTCCTTCCCTGTAGCTCTTTCTCAAGAACTTTAGCACACTTAGGCCTATTCTTACTACCCTTAGACCTATTCTTACTACCCTTAGTCCTTCCCAATGTCTTCTTTCTAGGTGAAACAATCAACTGTCCATTTTTATGTTGCAAGACAAGCTGCATGCTCTCATCAACCTGGAGCAAAGGTTCCGGATTTGAAACATACCTTTACCTACGTGATCCAAAGCCTCCACAACCTTACGCTTAGCCCCCAGCAGT is a window from the Rosa chinensis cultivar Old Blush chromosome 2, RchiOBHm-V2, whole genome shotgun sequence genome containing:
- the LOC112189164 gene encoding calmodulin-like protein 30; this translates as MSHFSFLGFQYGSFTLRKSRNKPAPKLSTNVSKETQSSSLSRSSSQPKMEEIRWVFDKFDTNKDGKISREEYKSALKTLDKEMTEAEIAKTFKALDSDGDGSIGWTEFVEMFNMGADEAKKADIEGAFRVFDLDGNGKISAEELSLVLKKLGENCSLGACKKMVKGVDVDGDGLIDINEFTKMMGSFKKPST